One segment of Thermincola ferriacetica DNA contains the following:
- a CDS encoding HypC/HybG/HupF family hydrogenase formation chaperone, producing the protein MCLAVPGQIIARNDFTAEVKLAGVVREISLELVPEAQVGDYVLVHAGFAIQVIDEEEAKKTLEIFKELLEHEVS; encoded by the coding sequence ATGTGTTTAGCCGTACCAGGTCAAATAATAGCAAGGAATGATTTCACTGCGGAAGTGAAATTGGCCGGAGTCGTGCGGGAAATAAGCCTTGAGCTGGTCCCGGAAGCCCAGGTGGGAGACTATGTGCTTGTTCATGCCGGTTTTGCTATTCAGGTTATCGATGAAGAAGAGGCCAAAAAGACTTTAGAGATTTTCAAGGAGCTGCTGGAGCATGAAGTATCTTAA
- the hypD gene encoding hydrogenase formation protein HypD, translating to MKYLKEFRDSDVAQAFIRKIRDISKKDVKLMEVCGTHTVSIFRHGIRDVLPPNIKLISGPGCPVCVTPNRQIDEALELCKIPGLIMTTFGDMMKVPGSYSSLAKEKARGTDIRIVYSTMDAVKLAQENPTREVVFFGIGFETTSPTIAAAVLAAERLGLRNFSVVGAQKLIPEAIRALLDSNEIGINGFICPGHVSSILGVEPYRFICEEYHVPAVIVGFEPLDMLQGIYMLVKQIEAGEAKVEIQYTRGVPEHGNPRARELLFKVFEISDAEWRGIGHIPGTGLKFRREYAKYDAIAKFNIKVENAREHPGCICGEVLRGVKVPYECKLFGKACVPENPVGACMVSTEGTCATYYKYGTREG from the coding sequence ATGAAGTATCTTAAAGAATTTCGGGACAGTGATGTTGCCCAGGCTTTTATCCGCAAAATCAGAGACATATCAAAAAAAGACGTTAAACTTATGGAGGTTTGCGGCACGCATACGGTATCTATTTTCCGGCACGGCATCCGTGATGTGCTGCCGCCTAATATAAAGCTCATTTCGGGACCGGGCTGTCCTGTTTGCGTTACTCCAAACAGGCAAATCGACGAAGCCCTGGAACTCTGTAAAATACCCGGTTTAATTATGACCACCTTTGGGGATATGATGAAGGTTCCCGGTTCTTATTCCAGTTTAGCCAAGGAAAAGGCTAGAGGAACCGATATACGGATTGTATATTCTACCATGGATGCTGTGAAACTGGCTCAGGAAAACCCCACTAGAGAAGTGGTCTTTTTTGGCATCGGCTTCGAGACCACGTCGCCGACCATTGCCGCGGCAGTTCTGGCTGCGGAGCGTTTGGGGCTCAGGAACTTTTCTGTTGTCGGCGCCCAAAAACTAATTCCGGAGGCCATCAGGGCTTTGCTAGATTCCAACGAAATAGGCATCAACGGATTTATTTGCCCCGGCCATGTAAGTTCTATACTGGGCGTTGAACCTTACCGTTTTATTTGCGAAGAATATCATGTGCCGGCGGTAATCGTTGGTTTTGAACCTCTGGACATGCTGCAGGGGATTTACATGCTGGTCAAACAGATTGAGGCCGGGGAAGCCAAAGTGGAAATTCAGTATACCCGCGGGGTTCCTGAACACGGCAATCCCCGTGCCCGCGAACTGTTGTTTAAAGTGTTCGAAATATCCGATGCCGAATGGCGGGGTATCGGACATATACCCGGTACCGGGCTGAAGTTTAGACGGGAATACGCCAAGTATGATGCAATAGCCAAATTTAACATCAAAGTAGAAAATGCCAGAGAGCACCCTGGCTGTATCTGCGGCGAGGTCCTGCGCGGCGTAAAAGTTCCTTACGAATGTAAGCTTTTCGGAAAAGCCTGTGTGCCGGAAAATCCTGTTGGCGCCTGCATGGTTTCCACGGAGGGAACCTGCGCCACCTATTACAAATACGGAACGAGGGAGGGCTAG
- the hypE gene encoding hydrogenase expression/formation protein HypE, whose translation MKYDKVLLAHGSGGKLSHDLVREVFLPAFGNKALNRLDDRAEVSVPGTRLAFSTDSFVVNPIFFAGGDIGKLAVCGTVNDLAMGGAQPLYLSVGFIIEEGLEMDILKKIVASMQAAAREAGVDIVTGDTKVVEKGSADKLFINTAGIGIVEEGIHISGHNAKPGDKVIINGFIGDHGMAVMAERQGLSFQSGIASDCAPLNKLVAKMLEVTRDIRVLRDPTRGGVATTLNEIAGQSSVGIVLHEKELPIRDEVMAACEFLGFDPLYVANEGKLLAIVPAEKAEDILAVMQGEKYGENAAIIGEVVSDHPGKVVLKTAVGGRRIVDMLVGEQLPRIC comes from the coding sequence TTGAAATATGATAAGGTGCTGCTGGCCCATGGCAGCGGCGGCAAATTATCCCATGATCTGGTGCGGGAAGTTTTTCTACCGGCCTTTGGAAATAAAGCCCTGAACCGACTTGATGACCGGGCGGAAGTATCAGTTCCGGGGACAAGGCTGGCATTCAGCACTGATTCCTTTGTGGTCAACCCCATTTTCTTTGCGGGGGGAGATATCGGCAAACTGGCCGTTTGCGGGACTGTCAACGACCTAGCCATGGGTGGCGCCCAGCCCCTTTATTTAAGCGTAGGTTTTATTATAGAAGAAGGCCTGGAAATGGACATTCTGAAAAAAATAGTGGCCTCCATGCAGGCAGCGGCCAGAGAAGCCGGCGTTGACATAGTCACCGGCGACACAAAAGTGGTGGAAAAAGGCTCTGCCGATAAGCTCTTTATTAACACGGCCGGTATTGGTATCGTGGAAGAAGGCATCCATATTTCGGGACATAACGCCAAACCGGGGGACAAGGTTATTATCAACGGGTTTATCGGCGACCACGGTATGGCCGTAATGGCGGAGCGGCAGGGTCTAAGTTTTCAGTCCGGGATTGCCAGCGATTGTGCCCCGCTGAATAAGCTGGTGGCCAAGATGCTGGAAGTAACAAGAGATATCAGGGTTCTCCGGGACCCGACAAGGGGCGGCGTGGCCACAACCCTAAACGAGATTGCCGGGCAAAGCAGTGTAGGTATAGTACTGCATGAAAAAGAACTGCCCATTCGTGACGAGGTTATGGCGGCCTGTGAGTTTTTGGGGTTTGACCCCCTTTATGTGGCCAACGAAGGTAAATTGCTGGCGATTGTGCCGGCAGAAAAAGCTGAAGATATACTGGCAGTCATGCAAGGTGAAAAATACGGAGAAAATGCCGCCATTATCGGCGAAGTTGTCAGCGACCATCCGGGAAAGGTAGTGCTAAAAACAGCCGTTGGCGGCAGGAGGATTGTTGATATGTTGGTTGGGGAGCAGTTACCGAGAATTTGCTGA